One window of Flavobacteriales bacterium genomic DNA carries:
- a CDS encoding DUF1566 domain-containing protein, with amino-acid sequence MKHLQLKKYITIVIATVFINSTGFSQTVPYNIVGTGQTNSYNNTGIISLPTTGQSFYGQNTNHSGNTPSYTDNGNGTITDYVTGLMWEKTADKNNDAAINYYDKQTYAEALAGAASCSTGGYTDWRLPSIKELYSLIMYYGAESNPTATTQGTSVPFINTNYFTFGYGDLNSSSHGATSDERLIDAQYATTSIYVSTTMNGVSTMFGVNFADGRIKGYPANNQKKYYIKYVRGNTAYGINNYVDNQDGTITDNATGLMWMQNDNTTSILWESALSYAEDFTFAGYSDWRLPDVKELQGIVDYSRSPATSNSAAINPVFNCTQITDEAGVADYPYYMSSTTFSSQTPTDGTHACYVSFGRAMGYMAVYGGWIDVHGAGAQRADPKTGDPASFPTGFGPQGDAIRIYNYVRLVRNAGSTTGINQIENKSQLNIYPNPSKDFLTINLNKTIAANAEITIYSFTGELVYAENIDFLDNVNINVSNIVKGIYLLKIKINDDVLTKKFIKN; translated from the coding sequence ATGAAACATCTACAATTGAAAAAATATATAACTATAGTCATAGCGACTGTTTTTATAAATTCCACGGGATTTAGCCAAACAGTACCTTATAATATTGTCGGCACAGGTCAGACAAATTCCTACAATAATACCGGCATTATCTCATTGCCAACAACTGGTCAATCGTTCTATGGACAAAACACCAATCATTCTGGAAATACACCATCCTATACCGATAATGGCAACGGCACTATTACGGACTATGTAACCGGGTTAATGTGGGAAAAAACAGCGGACAAAAACAACGATGCTGCAATCAATTATTACGACAAACAGACCTATGCTGAAGCTCTGGCGGGAGCGGCATCCTGCTCAACAGGTGGTTATACTGATTGGCGATTACCTTCCATCAAAGAACTATACTCACTCATCATGTATTATGGAGCAGAGTCGAACCCAACTGCAACAACACAGGGCACCTCTGTTCCATTTATCAATACAAACTATTTTACGTTTGGCTATGGAGACCTTAATTCAAGTTCACACGGGGCCACTTCTGATGAACGACTGATTGACGCCCAATATGCAACAACTTCAATTTATGTAAGCACAACAATGAATGGCGTTTCAACCATGTTTGGGGTAAATTTTGCCGATGGTCGAATTAAGGGTTATCCTGCAAATAATCAAAAAAAATATTACATTAAATATGTGAGAGGAAATACCGCTTATGGGATAAATAATTATGTTGATAATCAGGATGGTACTATTACTGATAATGCAACAGGGTTAATGTGGATGCAAAATGACAATACAACTTCTATTTTGTGGGAAAGTGCATTAAGTTATGCCGAAGACTTTACCTTTGCAGGATATTCTGATTGGAGATTACCGGACGTTAAAGAATTGCAAGGTATTGTAGATTACTCTCGCTCTCCTGCAACATCAAATTCAGCTGCAATAAACCCTGTTTTCAATTGCACTCAAATAACAGATGAAGCTGGTGTAGCCGACTATCCGTACTATATGAGCAGCACAACTTTTTCTTCACAAACTCCTACCGATGGTACTCATGCATGCTATGTGTCCTTTGGAAGAGCCATGGGTTATATGGCTGTATATGGAGGATGGATTGACGTTCATGGTGCCGGTGCTCAACGTGCTGACCCTAAAACAGGTGATCCCGCATCTTTCCCTACCGGATTTGGCCCCCAGGGTGATGCTATAAGAATTTACAATTATGTAAGATTAGTACGAAATGCTGGTTCAACAACCGGAATTAATCAAATTGAAAATAAGTCTCAGCTAAATATTTATCCTAATCCTTCTAAGGACTTTCTTACAATCAACCTGAACAAGACAATTGCTGCAAATGCAGAGATTACTATTTACAGCTTTACAGGTGAACTTGTTTACGCTGAAAATATCGACTTTCTTGATAATGTAAATATCAATGTTAGCAATATAGTAAAAGGAATCTATCTTTTAAAAATAAAAATCAATGATGATGTTTTAACAAAGAAATTCATTAAAAACTAA
- a CDS encoding threonylcarbamoyl-AMP synthase, translated as MPIGTNIQTAAELLRKGEVVAIPTETVYGLAANAYNEAAVLKIFQAKQRPAFDPLIVHVHSLEQVKEVVSFSELTRKDMRKEAEALMVKFWPGPLTLVLPKSDRVPDLVTSGLDTVAVRMPAHPMALELLRSLDFPLAAPSANPFGYVSPTTAQHVADQLGDKIPYILDGGPCTVGVESSIIGWESEADQWVLYRPGGTPVAEIEAVIGAVGIAKKSVLPASPGMLESHYAPRKPVFIGDIKTLLKEHAGQRVAVIAFTENHDAWRTEVLSPSGNISEAARHLFAALRSLDASEADIILAETFPQDGLGAAINDRLRRASTKRS; from the coding sequence ATGCCCATCGGCACCAACATTCAAACCGCTGCAGAACTCCTACGCAAAGGCGAAGTCGTAGCCATCCCCACCGAGACCGTCTACGGCTTGGCGGCGAACGCTTACAACGAGGCCGCGGTGCTGAAGATCTTCCAGGCCAAGCAGCGCCCGGCTTTTGACCCATTGATCGTACACGTCCACAGCTTGGAGCAAGTGAAGGAGGTGGTGTCGTTCTCCGAGCTCACGCGAAAGGACATGCGAAAGGAGGCTGAGGCATTAATGGTGAAATTCTGGCCGGGTCCTTTAACGTTAGTGCTTCCTAAATCCGATCGCGTGCCCGACCTCGTCACCAGCGGCTTGGACACCGTGGCGGTGCGCATGCCCGCACATCCCATGGCGCTGGAACTGCTGCGCTCGTTGGATTTCCCGCTCGCGGCGCCCAGCGCGAACCCCTTCGGCTACGTGAGCCCCACCACCGCGCAACACGTGGCGGACCAGCTTGGCGACAAGATCCCTTACATCCTCGATGGTGGCCCTTGCACAGTCGGTGTGGAGAGCAGCATCATCGGCTGGGAAAGCGAGGCGGATCAATGGGTGCTCTACCGTCCCGGAGGAACACCCGTGGCGGAGATCGAAGCCGTGATCGGCGCGGTGGGCATTGCAAAGAAGAGCGTACTGCCCGCATCGCCCGGCATGCTGGAAAGCCATTACGCACCGCGCAAGCCGGTCTTCATCGGCGATATAAAAACCTTGTTGAAGGAGCACGCAGGCCAACGCGTCGCAGTGATCGCCTTCACTGAAAACCATGACGCTTGGCGCACGGAGGTGCTCTCTCCCAGCGGCAATATCTCTGAGGCCGCGCGTCACCTTTTCGCGGCGCTCCGAAGCCTGGACGCCAGCGAAGCCGACATCATCCTCGCGGAGACCTTCCCACAAGACGGCTTGGGCGCAGCCATCAACGACCGGCTGCGGCGCGCTTCCACCAAGCGTAGTTGA
- a CDS encoding type II toxin-antitoxin system RelE/ParE family toxin, whose protein sequence is MRYTLLVRPSATTEVSRIYTYREQEKKRSGERFLDALDECYTRIKANPHGYQIRKAEYRHVMLHRLKYRVVYRVKGDRIYVVQVRHTSRKPSKKFGP, encoded by the coding sequence ATGAGGTACACCCTGTTGGTCAGACCCAGCGCCACCACGGAGGTATCGAGGATCTACACGTATCGCGAACAGGAGAAAAAGAGATCCGGCGAACGCTTCCTTGATGCGCTTGATGAGTGTTATACCCGCATCAAGGCCAACCCCCACGGCTACCAGATCCGAAAAGCCGAATACAGGCATGTGATGTTGCACCGGTTAAAGTACCGGGTGGTTTATCGTGTCAAGGGTGATCGCATCTACGTTGTCCAAGTGCGGCACACGAGCCGCAAGCCCAGCAAGAAGTTCGGGCCGTAG
- a CDS encoding SBBP repeat-containing protein encodes MAQTVTYTRQMIRAKILGVFLFVTASLNAQNSEWVRSFGGPNAGGVGNSLTVDASGNVYTTGYFEGTVDFDPGTGTSYLTSNGNHDVFVQKMNANGNFLWARSFGGIHDDESYSIAVDASGNVYTTGYFEETADFDPGTGTSNLTSNGNEDVFVQKINTNGNFLWARSFGGIHEDESYSIVVDASGNVYTTGGFYGPVDFDPGPGTSFLDGGESAFMLKLDTNGNFLWARSPDSIYSEELPSSSAGYSITLDASGNVYATGIFSGTVDFDTGPGTSYHTSAGSGDIFVQKMDVNGNFLWARSFGGIEDEYGFSIAVDASGNVYTTGQYRGTADFDPGAGTINYTSAGEGDDFVQKMDANGNFLWARSFGGFDQDYGYSIVDASGNVYTTGDFYGTVDFDPGTGTSYLTSLGAIAAFVQKMDADGNFLWARSYGGTSPTTDGVSSGKFTVDSAGNIYTTGYFYGTVDFDQGAGTSNLTAVGNTDIFVQKTGQAPSDIIDLGSGIQFAAYPNPSTGKVCLTFSQTVGQVKVILTDIQGKVISEQTLDPTSNSGFEMPGTPGAYYLTVKTSQGQSVVKLVKE; translated from the coding sequence ATGGCACAAACTGTAACCTACACACGCCAAATGATAAGAGCGAAGATCTTGGGAGTATTCCTTTTCGTAACGGCATCGTTGAATGCCCAGAACTCGGAATGGGTCAGGTCTTTCGGTGGACCTAATGCGGGGGGTGTAGGCAATTCCCTCACCGTGGACGCCTCCGGGAATGTTTACACCACGGGGTATTTTGAAGGTACCGTGGATTTCGACCCGGGGACAGGTACAAGCTATCTCACCTCGAACGGAAACCATGACGTCTTTGTGCAGAAGATGAATGCCAACGGCAATTTCCTCTGGGCAAGGTCTTTCGGAGGAATTCATGACGATGAAAGCTATTCCATTGCCGTGGACGCTTCCGGGAATGTGTACACCACGGGATATTTTGAAGAAACTGCGGATTTCGATCCGGGGACAGGTACAAGCAATCTCACCTCGAACGGAAATGAAGACGTCTTTGTGCAGAAGATAAATACCAACGGTAATTTCCTCTGGGCAAGGTCCTTCGGAGGAATTCATGAAGATGAAAGCTATTCCATTGTCGTGGACGCCTCGGGGAATGTTTACACCACGGGTGGTTTTTATGGACCCGTTGATTTCGATCCGGGGCCGGGCACAAGCTTCCTCGATGGAGGTGAATCAGCTTTCATGCTGAAGCTGGATACCAACGGCAATTTTCTCTGGGCAAGGTCTCCCGACAGCATATATTCTGAGGAGTTACCGAGTTCTAGTGCAGGCTATTCCATCACCTTGGATGCCTCCGGAAACGTTTACGCCACGGGGATTTTTTCAGGAACTGTTGATTTCGACACGGGTCCTGGAACTAGCTACCACACATCTGCCGGAAGCGGCGACATTTTCGTTCAGAAGATGGATGTCAACGGCAATTTCCTCTGGGCAAGGTCCTTCGGAGGTATTGAAGACGAGTACGGATTTTCCATCGCTGTAGATGCCTCCGGGAACGTGTACACCACAGGACAGTATCGAGGAACAGCGGATTTTGACCCAGGAGCGGGAACGATCAACTACACATCCGCCGGAGAGGGCGACGATTTCGTTCAAAAGATGGATGCGAACGGCAATTTCCTTTGGGCAAGGTCCTTCGGAGGCTTTGATCAGGATTACGGCTATTCCATCGTGGACGCCTCCGGGAATGTTTACACAACGGGCGATTTTTATGGAACCGTGGATTTCGACCCGGGGACAGGTACAAGCTATCTCACTTCACTAGGAGCCATAGCAGCTTTTGTGCAGAAGATGGACGCCGATGGCAATTTTCTCTGGGCAAGGTCTTACGGCGGAACTTCTCCTACTACTGATGGTGTTAGTTCCGGGAAATTCACCGTGGACTCCGCCGGGAATATTTACACCACGGGATATTTTTATGGAACCGTGGATTTCGACCAAGGAGCTGGAACAAGCAACCTCACGGCGGTTGGGAATACTGACATTTTCGTTCAGAAGACGGGCCAAGCGCCGTCGGACATCATTGATCTGGGCAGCGGCATTCAATTCGCTGCCTACCCAAACCCGAGCACCGGCAAGGTGTGTCTCACCTTTTCACAAACCGTGGGTCAAGTGAAAGTCATTCTTACGGACATACAGGGCAAGGTAATTTCAGAACAAACCTTGGATCCCACCTCCAATTCTGGTTTTGAAATGCCAGGTACCCCGGGTGCTTATTACCTGACCGTGAAGACAAGCCAGGGGCAGAGCGTGGTCAAACTGGTGAAAGAATAA
- a CDS encoding 1-deoxy-D-xylulose-5-phosphate reductoisomerase: MPEEISPKRIAILGSTGSIGTQALEVVREQSAHFTVELLTARKNAELLIAQAKEFNPNAVVIGDESRYAEVRDALFPLGVKVFAGADAIAQAVQMETIDTVLTAMVGYAGMRPTLAAIDAGKAIALANKETLVVAGELVTKRAQANAVNIYPVDSEHSAIFQCLAGEWENPIEKIVLTASGGPFRGKTKAELAAVTKAQALKHPNWDMGAKITIDSASLMNKGLEAIEAKWLFNLKPEQVEIIVHPQSIIHSLVQFRDGSMKAQLGLPDMKLPIQYALAYPERLTTTWPRFDFSKYPSFTFEQPDLQAFPNLGLALEAMKRGGNAPCVLNAANEVAVEAFLQERIGFLEMSDMIRDRLAKATFVASPTLEDLEASDAETRRAAHETLNSPQWRS; this comes from the coding sequence GTGCCCGAAGAAATCTCCCCCAAACGCATCGCCATCCTCGGCAGCACCGGCTCCATCGGCACGCAAGCGCTGGAAGTGGTGCGCGAGCAATCCGCGCACTTCACCGTGGAGCTGCTCACCGCCAGGAAAAACGCGGAACTGCTGATCGCGCAAGCGAAGGAGTTCAACCCCAACGCGGTGGTGATCGGCGACGAAAGCCGCTATGCCGAAGTGCGTGATGCCTTGTTCCCGCTTGGCGTGAAGGTCTTCGCGGGCGCTGATGCCATTGCGCAGGCAGTGCAGATGGAGACCATCGACACGGTGCTCACCGCCATGGTGGGCTATGCGGGCATGCGCCCCACGCTGGCCGCGATCGATGCCGGAAAAGCCATCGCACTGGCCAACAAAGAAACCTTGGTGGTGGCCGGCGAACTGGTGACAAAACGGGCACAGGCGAATGCGGTGAACATCTATCCGGTGGACAGCGAGCACAGTGCCATCTTCCAATGCTTGGCCGGTGAATGGGAGAACCCGATCGAGAAGATCGTTCTCACCGCCAGCGGTGGACCGTTCCGAGGAAAGACCAAAGCCGAGCTCGCCGCCGTGACGAAAGCACAGGCCTTGAAGCATCCCAACTGGGACATGGGTGCCAAGATCACCATCGACAGCGCCAGCCTGATGAACAAAGGCTTGGAGGCGATCGAGGCCAAGTGGCTGTTCAACCTGAAGCCGGAGCAGGTGGAGATCATCGTGCATCCGCAGAGCATCATCCACAGCTTGGTCCAGTTCCGCGACGGCAGCATGAAAGCCCAGCTCGGCCTGCCCGACATGAAATTACCGATCCAATACGCGCTAGCCTACCCGGAGCGATTGACCACCACGTGGCCGCGCTTTGATTTCTCGAAGTACCCCAGCTTCACCTTTGAGCAGCCGGATCTGCAAGCCTTTCCCAATCTGGGCCTTGCGCTGGAAGCCATGAAACGGGGCGGCAACGCGCCCTGCGTGCTGAACGCGGCGAACGAAGTGGCTGTCGAAGCGTTCTTGCAGGAGCGTATCGGATTCTTGGAAATGAGCGATATGATCAGGGATCGGCTCGCAAAGGCGACCTTTGTGGCTTCACCCACGCTCGAAGATCTCGAAGCCAGCGATGCGGAAACGCGGCGCGCGGCGCACGAGACACTGAATTCCCCGCAATGGAGATCCTGA
- the rseP gene encoding RIP metalloprotease RseP: protein MEILIYAGQLILGLSILVALHEFGHFLPAKLFGMRVEKFFLFFDAPYALVKKKIGETVYGIGCLPFGGYVKIAGMVDESMDAEQKARMQKPPEPWEFRAKPVWQRLIVMVGGVTVNLLLGFAIYAMVLFVWGREYLPVQNLTYGVAPSALMKSEGFRDGDMIVDVDGRDPKTLGDVSLAILIDGAREVTVEREDSTGKLEKKQIALSANIQEQILENNDKVLFSPRFPFYVDSVLEGNNAAKTGSFRKGDRIVAVNGKPARYFQDFVEAVKGRKDQHVEVTLLREGHEVRVPVEVDANGIVGLQPRAPSDYFTFATEKFSFLGSIPAGFAYGWQRLKDNVSSFKLLGSKAGMKQMGGLIAMSKAYGPHWVWQRFWEMTAFLSLALAVLNILPIPALDGGHVVFLLYEAIARKPANPKVLEYAQMAGMVFLLTVIIAVNGHDIVKLVTGSL, encoded by the coding sequence ATGGAGATCCTGATCTACGCCGGACAACTGATCCTCGGCCTGTCCATTTTGGTGGCCCTGCACGAGTTCGGCCATTTCCTGCCCGCCAAGCTGTTCGGCATGCGGGTGGAGAAGTTCTTCCTCTTCTTCGACGCGCCATACGCCTTGGTGAAGAAGAAGATCGGCGAGACCGTGTACGGCATCGGTTGCCTGCCCTTCGGCGGATATGTGAAGATCGCCGGGATGGTGGACGAGAGCATGGACGCCGAGCAGAAGGCGCGGATGCAGAAGCCACCAGAGCCGTGGGAATTCCGCGCTAAGCCGGTATGGCAGCGCCTCATCGTGATGGTGGGCGGCGTAACGGTGAACCTGCTGTTGGGCTTCGCGATCTACGCCATGGTGCTGTTCGTCTGGGGCCGTGAATACCTGCCCGTACAAAACCTGACCTACGGCGTGGCCCCCAGCGCGCTGATGAAGAGCGAGGGCTTCCGCGACGGTGACATGATCGTCGACGTGGACGGGCGCGACCCCAAGACGCTCGGTGATGTATCGTTGGCCATCCTCATCGACGGTGCGCGCGAAGTGACCGTGGAGCGCGAGGACAGTACGGGAAAGCTCGAGAAGAAGCAGATCGCATTGAGCGCGAACATCCAGGAGCAGATCTTGGAAAACAATGATAAAGTGCTCTTCAGCCCGCGCTTCCCGTTCTATGTGGATTCGGTGCTGGAAGGCAACAACGCGGCGAAGACCGGCAGCTTCCGCAAGGGTGACCGTATCGTGGCCGTGAACGGAAAACCGGCCCGCTATTTTCAGGATTTCGTGGAAGCCGTGAAGGGCCGCAAGGACCAGCACGTGGAGGTGACCCTGCTGCGCGAAGGCCATGAAGTGCGCGTGCCGGTGGAAGTGGACGCCAATGGCATCGTGGGGCTGCAACCACGGGCACCGAGCGACTATTTCACATTCGCCACCGAGAAATTCAGCTTCCTCGGCAGTATCCCGGCAGGGTTCGCCTATGGTTGGCAGCGGCTGAAAGACAACGTCTCCTCCTTCAAGCTCTTGGGCAGCAAGGCTGGCATGAAGCAGATGGGCGGCTTGATCGCCATGAGCAAAGCTTACGGCCCGCATTGGGTGTGGCAGCGCTTCTGGGAAATGACGGCCTTCCTCTCCTTGGCCTTAGCTGTATTGAACATCCTGCCCATCCCCGCGCTGGACGGCGGCCATGTGGTGTTCCTGCTCTATGAGGCCATCGCGCGCAAACCGGCGAACCCCAAGGTGCTCGAGTACGCCCAGATGGCCGGCATGGTCTTCCTGCTCACCGTGATCATCGCCGTGAACGGGCACGACATCGTGAAGCTGGTGACCGGGAGTTTGTAG
- a CDS encoding response regulator transcription factor codes for MPHVILVEDDALVRTLIAHHAMDSNWRVTTLKDGRELERMMLDEPADLLLIDLGLPHVDGLSLVENLRAKDITTPVLIITAYELPHLLTTITGAGANDLLQKPFDPDDLIARMERLLAA; via the coding sequence ATGCCACATGTCATCCTTGTCGAGGACGATGCTTTGGTCCGCACGTTGATCGCCCACCACGCCATGGATTCCAACTGGCGGGTCACCACGTTGAAGGATGGCCGTGAATTGGAGCGGATGATGCTGGATGAACCGGCAGACTTGCTGCTGATCGATCTTGGACTTCCCCACGTGGACGGATTATCGTTGGTGGAGAATTTACGTGCCAAGGACATCACCACCCCCGTGCTCATCATTACCGCGTATGAGTTGCCACACCTGCTGACGACCATCACCGGTGCCGGCGCGAACGACCTCTTGCAAAAGCCGTTCGATCCGGACGATCTGATCGCACGCATGGAGCGGTTGCTGGCCGCTTGA
- a CDS encoding proprotein convertase P-domain-containing protein yields the protein MNVRSLLFFLLVAVSSLAHAQTYLDPLTQRSPDGQFKITVERTIPVEFLGTIQPFALWDGTRQFPDERVRDENGVIRENEEAEDEEGRRGHPSLDPNALPHGNDPAWQTTAPTHGFDRAVDLSVNGMGNTSVSPADPCLAVGPNHVIQMINGSSGAYFRIYDKNLANPGSQTYMDNFVNSIGGITSYTGLGDPIIVYDALADRWMMTEFSSSGNRMIVAISTGSSPTGSWYAYSYTATNFPDYPKYAVWNNCYVVTTNENSPAIYALPRANMLAGTGGTAVRFTISSLASIGFQAAAPVHFGGGTPPPTGAPAMFMRMVDDAWTTAADVDRLELWNINYNEATPGSSTITGPTALPTDAFDSDLCGYTTLNCITQPGSQTMDPIREILMNQICYRNLDALGYEAIVCTHSVDLDGSDRACPRWYELHRTGGGAAPWSIFQQGTFSPDANDRWMPTATINNLGDIGLAYNIAGTTGGNVYPGIRYTGRYRADPLNTMTFAETSIVAGTASNNSNRYGDYNSLDVDPSDGVSFYGTAMYNPASSWGTRMFKFSFPVVGCIPPTVTTNVVDNCGAGTFTVQATIGSNGDSPDYDVYTAVNGGGQTLLGTYTPGTITVGTYSFGTSVVIQVRHNGNSSCNQSFSAITSTGTSCCTAPTATVTGACLGITNYNVSVDLTSMGSATSIAIQIDPDASGPNPPVTVQTVTTTGVYGPFGNYASGSPVNVILVHNLFALCTVQVDDFVKNCNSPGAGCGAFSMNTAKPIADQSTTTSPITVPAQGGSALTDLNVYVDISHTYSADLRISLTSPANTTVNLISSALCGSNDNIVAEFDDAGVNGTVGGTCPINNLFVVPAQTLSAFNGELFEGTWTLTVQDVAAADIGTINSWCLIPALSSPNITVSPKVFLEGPYNSGTGLMSDALRAASLVPTTEPYSALLYSFVGSPGAGGTLGAGVLSVTGNNAIVDWVVVELRNATTPATVVASCAALVQRDGDVVALDGTSPVSFTHSPGSYYVAMRHRNHLGVMTASTVALSASLTSVDFTSTGTATYGTAAQTLLGGKNIMWTGDSNFNHQISYTGGTNDRDPILGRINDPSPNATVNGYFTEDTNMNGVVSYTGSANDRDVILVNIGGSAPTSKRYEQLP from the coding sequence ATGAACGTTCGTTCTCTCCTCTTCTTCTTGCTCGTGGCTGTTAGTAGCCTTGCACACGCACAGACTTATTTGGACCCATTGACCCAGCGATCGCCCGACGGGCAGTTCAAGATAACCGTGGAACGTACCATTCCCGTGGAGTTCCTCGGGACCATACAGCCCTTTGCACTGTGGGACGGCACACGGCAATTCCCGGATGAGCGTGTTCGTGATGAAAATGGTGTGATCAGGGAGAACGAGGAGGCTGAGGACGAGGAAGGCCGCCGGGGCCACCCATCATTGGACCCCAATGCCTTGCCGCACGGGAACGATCCGGCATGGCAGACCACCGCGCCCACTCATGGTTTTGATCGTGCGGTGGACCTCAGCGTCAACGGCATGGGAAATACTTCCGTAAGCCCCGCCGACCCTTGCTTGGCCGTCGGACCCAACCATGTGATCCAGATGATCAACGGTTCCTCCGGGGCCTACTTCCGGATCTATGACAAGAATTTGGCGAATCCCGGTTCACAGACCTACATGGACAATTTCGTCAATTCCATCGGTGGGATCACCAGCTATACCGGGTTGGGCGATCCGATCATCGTGTATGATGCGCTCGCCGATCGATGGATGATGACCGAGTTTTCCAGCAGTGGCAATCGCATGATCGTGGCTATTTCCACAGGCTCCTCTCCAACAGGCTCGTGGTACGCCTATAGCTATACAGCCACCAACTTCCCGGACTATCCCAAATACGCGGTCTGGAACAATTGCTACGTGGTGACCACCAATGAGAACTCACCCGCGATCTATGCCCTGCCCCGTGCCAATATGTTGGCCGGAACGGGCGGAACGGCGGTACGCTTCACCATTTCTTCACTTGCCTCCATCGGCTTCCAGGCGGCCGCACCGGTGCATTTCGGCGGTGGAACGCCACCTCCCACAGGTGCTCCGGCGATGTTCATGCGCATGGTGGACGACGCTTGGACCACCGCGGCGGATGTGGACCGGCTGGAGCTTTGGAATATCAACTACAATGAAGCGACGCCTGGGAGCTCCACCATCACCGGCCCTACAGCCCTTCCCACGGATGCCTTCGATTCCGACCTCTGCGGATACACCACGCTCAACTGCATCACGCAGCCGGGTTCGCAAACCATGGACCCCATCCGCGAGATCCTGATGAACCAGATCTGCTACCGCAACTTGGACGCGTTGGGTTACGAGGCCATCGTCTGTACGCATTCCGTAGACCTCGATGGCTCCGATCGCGCCTGCCCGCGCTGGTATGAATTGCACCGGACCGGGGGTGGCGCCGCGCCATGGAGCATCTTTCAGCAAGGAACCTTTTCCCCCGACGCGAACGACCGCTGGATGCCCACTGCCACCATCAACAACCTTGGCGACATCGGCCTGGCATACAACATCGCAGGGACCACCGGCGGCAATGTCTATCCCGGAATCCGGTACACCGGCCGGTACCGTGCAGACCCGCTCAACACGATGACCTTCGCCGAAACGTCCATCGTGGCGGGCACGGCCAGCAACAACAGCAACCGCTATGGCGATTACAACTCATTGGATGTAGATCCCTCGGACGGGGTGTCCTTTTATGGGACCGCGATGTACAACCCGGCTTCATCCTGGGGCACCCGCATGTTCAAGTTCTCCTTCCCCGTGGTGGGCTGCATCCCACCTACGGTGACCACCAATGTGGTGGATAACTGTGGTGCGGGCACTTTTACCGTCCAAGCGACCATTGGCTCGAACGGGGATTCGCCGGACTACGATGTGTATACTGCGGTCAACGGGGGAGGGCAGACGTTGCTCGGAACCTATACGCCGGGCACGATCACCGTGGGGACATATTCCTTCGGCACAAGCGTGGTCATCCAAGTGCGGCATAACGGGAATAGTTCCTGCAACCAATCATTCAGTGCGATCACTTCTACGGGCACCTCCTGTTGTACGGCGCCTACGGCCACGGTCACGGGGGCTTGTCTGGGCATCACCAATTACAACGTCAGCGTGGACCTTACATCCATGGGCAGCGCCACCTCAATTGCCATCCAGATCGACCCGGACGCCTCCGGACCGAACCCGCCCGTTACGGTCCAGACCGTCACCACCACCGGCGTTTATGGGCCGTTCGGCAACTACGCGAGCGGCTCGCCGGTCAACGTGATCCTGGTCCACAACCTGTTCGCCCTATGCACGGTGCAGGTCGATGACTTCGTGAAGAACTGCAATTCGCCCGGTGCAGGCTGCGGGGCATTCAGCATGAACACTGCAAAGCCGATCGCCGATCAGTCCACCACGACCAGCCCCATCACTGTGCCGGCACAGGGCGGCTCCGCGCTCACGGACCTCAACGTGTACGTGGACATCTCCCACACCTATTCCGCCGACTTGCGCATCTCTTTGACCAGCCCGGCAAATACCACGGTCAACTTGATCTCGTCGGCACTTTGCGGTTCAAATGATAACATCGTGGCCGAATTTGACGATGCCGGGGTCAATGGGACCGTGGGGGGCACCTGCCCGATCAATAACCTCTTCGTGGTGCCCGCCCAGACCTTAAGCGCATTCAATGGGGAGCTGTTCGAAGGCACGTGGACGTTGACCGTCCAGGACGTCGCGGCAGCGGACATCGGCACCATCAATAGCTGGTGCTTGATCCCTGCTCTTTCATCGCCGAACATCACCGTTTCTCCCAAGGTGTTCCTTGAAGGTCCATACAATAGCGGCACAGGACTCATGAGCGACGCATTGAGGGCAGCATCATTGGTGCCGACCACTGAGCCCTATTCGGCGTTGCTCTATTCCTTCGTTGGATCGCCTGGTGCCGGCGGGACGCTGGGGGCGGGCGTGCTCTCCGTCACGGGCAACAACGCCATCGTGGATTGGGTGGTGGTCGAGTTGCGTAACGCTACGACACCGGCCACCGTGGTCGCCAGTTGTGCGGCCTTGGTACAGCGGGACGGGGACGTGGTCGCATTGGACGGCACCTCCCCCGTGAGTTTCACGCACAGTCCGGGGAGCTATTACGTGGCGATGCGCCATCGCAACCACTTGGGCGTGATGACCGCATCTACCGTCGCCCTCTCTGCCTCGCTGACCTCGGTCGACTTTACCTCGACCGGCACTGCGACATACGGGACCGCGGCCCAAACCCTGCTGGGCGGAAAGAATATCATGTGGACCGGTGATTCCAACTTCAACCATCAGATCTCCTATACGGGTGGTACAAACGATAGGGACCCCATCCTTGGGCGGATCAATGATCCATCACCGAACGCCACCGTGAACGGCTATTTCACCGAGGACACCAACATGAACGGCGTGGTGAGCTATACCGGATCGGCCAACGACCGTGATGTGATCCTGGTGAACATCGGTGGCTCTGCGCCGACCAGCAAGCGCTACGAGCAACTCCCATAA